The following proteins are encoded in a genomic region of Takifugu flavidus isolate HTHZ2018 chromosome 3, ASM371156v2, whole genome shotgun sequence:
- the ajuba gene encoding LOW QUALITY PROTEIN: LIM domain-containing protein ajuba (The sequence of the model RefSeq protein was modified relative to this genomic sequence to represent the inferred CDS: inserted 3 bases in 2 codons; deleted 7 bases in 4 codons), translating to MDRPISKLLEKLKLTDSGSVKFSSSKKKHDAAGNSNNSNGGAXGGGGVPPAPSSSAASPSRPGQFSLASATAGDACHPAGXGGRGGGGGGGLGMPPSQLLAPPSSSSKAPDGEQPLHPSTMAPLRRRSPQPRASCYLGEGVDSHMRRESGLGPECDALGAFGSRGSLNQRRYSLELQQLVRRHQLLSQPPLSVPPSYPATAGYSSAPRRTPGGGGGMAEPGYLSELERHKRFSLQEALFYKRLSTGSELWETTRPASLSHPPHRTSDMTGGGVGGFFYPPGPTLSPCSSFSLQESVLVSPRSSFASSTASGGGGGGGSPMGSRCSSNRTSGISLGYDSRYSASGGLPPHQQANSLQMGGSAVGYGAPGRPGATPVEDWTQYLDGGVHPGPHDTRHSYPPAVGSPAAACYQAGPEWWDEQQAGVRGKDGAAAGERARYSDLPGTRYQEELTRLLLRDAVLEGEGLLEGLILKESLALTALSKPNRTPVGPCSAGGPGKPQEDPGASTERDVSETRQEYFGTCVKCGKGVYGADNACQALDSLYHTRCFTCVSCGRTLRNKDFYNVNGSVYCKEDYMFSGFQAAAEKCSVCGHLILEQILQALGNSYHPGCFRCVVCSKALDGVPFTVDHHSNIYCVADYNKTFAPKCAACLQPILPAEGSEEILRVVSMNKDYHFECYHCEECGKQLSDKPGSQCFPLDSHLLCHSCHMGRVCATH from the exons ATGGACAGGCCCATAAGcaagctgctggagaagctgaagctgacgGACTCGGGCAGCGTGAAATTCAGCAGCTCCAAGAAAAAGCACGACGCCGCCGGCAACTCTAATAACAGCAacggggggg gcggcggcggcggcgtgccaCCGGCTCCTTCCTCTTCGGCCGCCTCGCCCTCCAGACCCGGCCAGTTCTCGCTTGCCTCCGCGACCGCGGGCGACGCGTGCCATCCGGCGGg gggtgggagaggaggaggaggaggcggaggcctGGGAATGCCGCCCTCTCAGCTCCTcgctcctccatcttcttccaGTAAGGCCCCCGACGGCGAGCAGCCGCTTCACCCTTCGACCATGGCGCCGCTGAGGCGCCGGTCACCCCAGCCGAGGGCTTCCTGTTACCTGGGAGAAGGCGTGGACTCCCACATGAGGCGGGAGTCCGGCCTGGGCCCCGAGTGTGACGCCTTGGGGGCGTTTGGATCCAGAGGGTCC CTCAATCAGCGGCGCTATtccctggagctccagcagttGGTGCGGAGACACCAGCTCCTCTCCCAGCCGCCGCTCTCCGTCCCGCCTTCCTATCCGGCCACTGCCGGGTACAGTTCAGCTCCCAGA CGGACtcctggcggcggcggcggcatgGCGGAGCCCGGATACCTGTCCGAGCTGGAGAGGCACAAGCGCTTCTCCCTCCAGGAGGCTCTGTTCTACAAGCGCCTGAGCACGGGCAGCGAACTCTGGGAGACCACCAGGCCCGCCTCGCTGTCCCACCCGCCCCATCGCACGTCCGACATGACCGGCGGAGGCGTCGGAGGCTTCTTCTACCCGCCAGGACCGACTCTGagcccctgctcctccttcagcctccagGAGTCCGTGCTGGTCAGCCCCAGGTCCAGTTTTGCCTCCAGCACGgcg agcggcggcggcggcggcggcgggagccCCATGGGGAGCCGCTGCAGCAGCAACCGGACCAGCGGCATCAGCCTGGGCTACGACTCGCGCTACTCCGCCTCGGGGGGTCTTCCCCCA CACCAGCAGGCGAACTCCCTGCAGATGGGGGGCTCCGCGGTTGGGTATGGGGCCCCGGGCAGGCCTGGTGCCACCCCGGTTGAGGACTGGACTCAGTACCTGGATGGCGGGGTGCACCCGGGGCCCCACGACACACGACACTCTTACCCACCCGCGGTCGGCAGCCCGGCGGCGGCGTGCTACCAGGCCGGCCCGGAGTGGTGGGACGAGCAACAGGCGGGAGTGAGAGGTAAAGACGGCGCCGCGGCGGGAGAGCGCGCCAGGTACTCCGACCTTCCCGGAACCAGGTACCAGGAGGAGCTCACCCGGCTTCTCCTGAGGGACGCCGTCCTCGAGGGCGAGGGCCTCCTGGAGGGCCTGATCCTGAAGGAGTCTCTGGCTCTGACGGCTCTCTCCAAACCTAACCGGACGCCGGTGGGACCCTGCTCAGCCGGGGGGCCCGGGAAGCCTCAGGAGGACCCGGGGGCCAGTACCGAAAGAGACGTCTCGGAGACCCGCCAGGAGTACTTTG GAACGTGCGTGAAATGTGGGAAAGGCGTGTACGGAGCAGATAACGCCTGCCAGGCTCTGGACAGCCTCTACCACACGCGCTGTTTCACCTGCGTGTCCTGCG GACGCACCCTGAGGAACAAGGACTTCTACAACGTCAACGGCTCCGTGTACTGTAAAGAGGATTACATG TTTTCGGGATTCCAGGCGGCGGCGGAGAAGTGTAGCGTGTGTGGCCACCTGATTCTGGAACag ATCCTGCAGGCTCTGGGGAACTCGTACCATCCCGGCTGCTTCCGCTGCGTGGTGTGCTCCAAGGCGCTGGACGGCGTGCCCTTCACCGTCGACCACCACAGCAACATCTACTGCGTGGCCGACTACAACAA GACGTTCGCCCCCAAGTGCGCGGCCTGTTTACAACCCATCCTACCTGCTGAG GGCAGCGAAGAGATCCTGCGGGTGGTGTCCATGAACAAGGATTATCACTTCGAGTGCTACCACTGCGAG GAGTGCGGCAAGCAGCTGTCGGATAAGCCCGGCTCGCAGTGCTTCCCCCTGGACTCCCATCTCCTCTGCCACTCCTGCCACATGGGCAGAGTGTGCGCCACGCACTGA